The following coding sequences lie in one Flavobacterium cyclinae genomic window:
- a CDS encoding TlpA family protein disulfide reductase, producing MKIKFLIILVSFFQFGFSQSVSIKLNFENVPDSVAIVASKSINHDAAYYLSNTDTIYTKNNQATLSFNSINSGYMNFSFSKVNPGISILFEPDDNIILNITKNQDNKYHIHYVGKNSDILLLINTDTVYKYQKLSKKLRPIIFEANRGSDILNVIKSEYKNALSKLQSLYDENKISNQIFQISKLYLETTLADNSKGIIEDIFRIEEEFSKTKLPKSEFIDLLNNLMFEFNPFNEKFNSFASISFFNSLQATSKFIKESGTDEKVFNKNLWKNKNAREYYNYIPLQYQEKLFAYLFVNDRLNEDDLKQFKKIFPNSKYYKYLENYLKNKKVTTLKPLAHGYFINNNFEYINQIKSYDISSIIKDNFQGKPVFVDLWAAYCAPCFQEFSHSQKLFAFLKINNIEMLYIAIDNDKEIAKWQPNIKQNYLEGNHVFASNKIQESLQILLNEPQGVYIPRYLLFNSKGNLVLPNTKKPSEGELLYNQILEALK from the coding sequence ATGAAAATTAAATTTCTAATAATATTAGTATCTTTTTTTCAATTCGGGTTTTCTCAGAGTGTTTCTATTAAACTGAATTTTGAAAATGTGCCGGATTCTGTAGCTATTGTGGCCAGTAAAAGTATTAATCATGATGCAGCATATTATCTATCAAATACTGATACGATTTACACAAAAAATAATCAAGCAACATTGAGTTTTAATTCTATAAATTCAGGCTACATGAATTTTAGTTTTTCAAAAGTTAATCCAGGTATTAGTATTTTATTCGAACCGGATGATAATATTATTTTGAATATTACTAAAAATCAAGACAATAAATATCATATTCATTATGTTGGAAAAAATAGTGATATATTGTTACTTATAAATACTGATACTGTTTATAAATACCAAAAATTATCTAAAAAATTAAGACCTATAATTTTTGAAGCAAATAGAGGTTCGGACATTTTAAATGTTATAAAGAGTGAATATAAAAATGCACTATCAAAATTGCAAAGTTTATATGATGAGAATAAGATTTCAAATCAAATTTTCCAGATTTCAAAATTATATCTTGAAACAACTCTAGCAGACAACTCTAAAGGTATAATTGAAGATATTTTTAGAATTGAAGAAGAGTTTTCTAAGACAAAATTGCCTAAAAGTGAATTTATAGATTTATTAAACAATCTAATGTTTGAGTTTAATCCATTTAATGAAAAATTTAATTCTTTTGCCTCTATAAGTTTTTTTAATAGTCTACAAGCAACTTCAAAATTTATTAAAGAAAGCGGAACTGATGAAAAAGTTTTTAATAAGAATTTGTGGAAAAATAAAAATGCAAGAGAATATTATAATTATATACCATTGCAATATCAAGAAAAATTGTTTGCTTATCTTTTTGTTAATGATCGTCTAAACGAAGATGATTTGAAACAATTTAAAAAAATATTTCCTAATAGTAAATATTACAAATATTTAGAGAATTACTTAAAGAACAAAAAAGTTACAACTTTAAAGCCTTTAGCTCATGGATATTTTATTAACAATAATTTTGAGTACATAAACCAGATTAAAAGTTATGATATAAGTTCTATTATTAAGGATAATTTTCAAGGTAAGCCAGTTTTTGTAGACTTATGGGCGGCATATTGTGCGCCATGTTTTCAAGAATTTTCGCACTCACAAAAATTATTTGCTTTTTTAAAAATTAACAATATAGAAATGCTTTATATTGCTATTGATAACGACAAAGAAATTGCTAAGTGGCAACCTAATATAAAGCAAAATTATTTAGAGGGGAATCATGTTTTTGCCTCCAATAAGATTCAGGAATCATTACAAATATTACTAAATGAGCCTCAAGGAGTATATATACCAAGATATCTACTATTCAATTCAAAAGGAAATCTAGTTTTACCTAATACCAAAAAACCTTCTGAAGGGGAATTATTATATAATCAAATTTTAGAGGCTTTAAAATAA
- a CDS encoding vitamin K epoxide reductase family protein, protein MIKVDLFEIDILPKRFVVLLENNNNETQLYLIEKDGYDLVLFDENNKRKKITKESIKERWSGIILLVENNKVEMIPSKSKRTNLFFGITFISLFLLFLFFTGSDFKIKFLFFFSLLGLIFSFAIIRELFDSKNDFFNKFCNLTESTSCSSVVNSDKWSFFKIINLSDLSILFFVFQFVGLFFSILLNIEGNFVKVIFYMLLMASPLFFISIYYQKFVEKKWCPLCLVIILISLSEMIYIHFWINFSNVFPLNLFLLFSSLFICISYLWISIKEILVEKKELKEFKLKALKFQRNYKIFKNSLLSSPKIILPKTPILLGNKNSKTIVTVITNPFCGHCQKVHEIVDKILDTNNDIQVQLIIKVNLENEDQKRRKFYTSIINNFIQKDENYFINSFKDWFNNKDVDKWLNKYELLDSNEMIINSFYENHNYWCVQNNFNYTPAIFINGYEYPEQFNREDLFFYIKEIIEDDFFKP, encoded by the coding sequence ATGATTAAAGTAGATCTTTTTGAAATTGATATTCTTCCTAAAAGATTTGTCGTTCTTTTGGAAAATAATAATAATGAAACACAGTTATATCTTATTGAAAAGGATGGATATGATTTAGTTCTTTTTGACGAAAATAATAAAAGAAAAAAGATCACTAAAGAGAGCATAAAAGAAAGATGGAGTGGTATAATTCTTTTAGTTGAAAACAATAAAGTTGAAATGATTCCGTCAAAATCAAAAAGAACAAATTTGTTTTTTGGTATTACTTTCATTTCTCTCTTTTTATTATTTCTATTTTTTACAGGAAGTGATTTTAAAATTAAATTTCTTTTCTTTTTTAGCCTTTTAGGATTAATCTTTTCTTTCGCAATAATTAGAGAGTTATTTGATTCGAAAAATGATTTTTTCAATAAGTTTTGTAACTTAACGGAATCAACAAGTTGTTCCTCTGTAGTTAATTCAGATAAATGGAGTTTTTTTAAAATTATAAATTTGAGTGATTTAAGCATCCTCTTTTTTGTATTTCAATTTGTAGGTTTATTTTTTTCAATTTTATTAAATATTGAAGGAAACTTTGTTAAGGTTATTTTTTATATGTTATTAATGGCTTCTCCTCTTTTTTTTATTTCAATTTATTATCAAAAATTCGTAGAAAAAAAATGGTGTCCATTGTGTTTAGTAATAATTCTAATTTCTTTATCCGAAATGATTTATATCCACTTTTGGATAAATTTCAGTAATGTCTTTCCGTTAAATTTATTTTTACTTTTCAGTTCCTTGTTTATTTGTATTTCATATTTATGGATTTCAATCAAAGAGATTTTAGTAGAAAAAAAGGAATTGAAAGAATTTAAATTGAAAGCATTAAAGTTTCAGAGAAATTATAAAATTTTTAAAAATTCATTGTTATCCTCACCGAAGATAATATTACCCAAAACGCCAATTTTGTTAGGGAATAAAAACTCAAAGACTATCGTTACCGTAATAACCAACCCATTTTGTGGTCATTGCCAAAAAGTACACGAGATTGTTGATAAAATATTAGATACTAATAATGATATTCAAGTTCAATTAATTATCAAAGTAAATCTTGAAAATGAGGATCAAAAAAGAAGAAAATTTTATACTAGTATAATTAACAACTTTATTCAGAAGGATGAGAATTACTTTATAAATTCATTTAAAGATTGGTTTAATAATAAAGATGTCGATAAATGGTTAAATAAGTATGAACTTTTGGATAGTAATGAAATGATTATTAATTCATTTTATGAAAATCATAATTATTGGTGCGTTCAAAATAATTTTAATTATACTCCAGCAATTTTCATAAATGGATATGAGTATCCTGAACAATTTAATAGAGAAGATTTGTTTTTTTATATCAAGGAGATAATAGAAGACGATTTTTTTAAACCGTAA